The following proteins come from a genomic window of Pichia kudriavzevii chromosome 1, complete sequence:
- a CDS encoding uncharacterized protein (PKUD0A07320; similar to Saccharomyces cerevisiae YKL175W (ZRT3); ancestral locus Anc_1.172), whose amino-acid sequence MDQGWILVWITSCITFLGCCVIYTDVLYAFFFPKRATLKPFHISKDTNFLICSLALSSGSLLFTSLSKLLPKAGSYLGSVPRLHDNYKLLTSVQYGCYMLGILICSLLNLIIHLMTSESLVHCAHDDVEGAGHNHGHGHGHGHSHAAEDHNHSHTTEDQNHSHHSVHSHTHNHSHGHSDPPYGSTPSSHNQSPLEEHKLVESPESLDINHVETKLHDYHPSNAPANPQRPPVATLHNELDKRKTMSLMDLSLKKLKGETMTGECFGDIKCFDDILLSNKLHKTHNGLHFCSKPSEENLLFFPDDHNNRHMITDRNEFYKRYPTLDIQSPLISNSQPNYSSFQNSNDETFSHNKLNSHHDSHDVHFHDNDDLDDSSISDDEEIHHHHIKTPLSRLLSIGLQTILAISLHKFPEGFIMYATSKSNPELGMSIFLSMFIHNFVEGFTMTLPLYIALNSRLKALLISGTLGGLSQPVGAMIGYFMFRGSPQGGGGGDDSDGISVLLIAVLLAITSGFLTFIALQMFASAIGFGGGQEKVMKWCFVGITLICLSDLI is encoded by the coding sequence ATGGACCAAGGTTGGATTCTTGTGTGGATCACCTCCTGTATAACTTTTTTGGGATGTTGTGTCATATACACCGATGTCCTATACGCCTTTTTCTTCCCCAAGAGAGCTACACTCAAACCGTTCCATATCTCCAAGGACACCAACTTCCTTATTTGCTCCTTGGCCCTCTCCTCAGGGTCACTTCTTTTCACCTCCTTATCGAAACTTCTCCCCAAGGCTGGCTCCTATTTGGGCTCCGTTCCTCGTTTGCATGACAACTACAAGTTGCTCACCAGTGTCCAGTATGGTTGCTACATGTTGGGCATCCTCATTTGTTCACTCTTGAACCTTATCATCCATTTGATGACTAGTGAGAGTTTGGTGCATTGTGCACATGACGACGTCGAAGGCGCTGGTCATAATCATGGCCATGGCCATGGCCATGGCCATAGCCATGCTGCCGAAGATCATAACCACAGTCATACTACCGAAGATCAGAATCATAGCCATCATAGTGTACATTCTCACACCCATAACCATTCACATGGCCATTCCGATCCCCCCTATGGATCTACACCATCGTCTCATAATCAATCACCTCTAGAGGAACATAAGCTAGTTGAATCTCCTGAATCGTTGGATATCAATCACGTGGAAACAAAGTTACATGACTATCACCCTTCAAATGCTCCAGCAAACCCACAAAGACCCCCAGTGGCCACCTTGCATAATGAGCTCGATAAGAGGAAGACAATGTCGTTGATGGACTTGTCgttgaaaaaactaaaagGTGAAACAATGACGGGTGAATGTTTTGGCGATATAAAATGTTTTGATGATATCTTGCTTTCCAACAAATTACATAAAACTCACAATGGGTTACATTTTTGCTCTAAACCAAGTGAGGAGAATTTGCTATTTTTCCCCGATGATCATAACAATAGGCACATGATCACCGACCGTAATGAATTTTACAAAAGATACCCAACTCTTGATATTCAATCCCccttgatttcaaattctcaaCCTAATTACAGCTCTTTCCAAAATTCAAACGATGAAACCTTTTCTCATAACAAGTTAAACAGTCATCATGATAGTCATGATGTCCATTTCCATGATAATGACGATCTGGATGATTCCAGTATaagtgatgatgaggagatccatcatcatcacaTCAAGACCCCTCTCTCGAGACTATTGTCCATTGGTTTACAGACCATTTTGGCTATTTCGTTACACAAATTCCCAGAAGGATTCATCATGTATGCCACCTCTAAGTCGAATCCTGAACTAGGCATGTCGATTTTCTTGTCCATGTTTATACATAACTTTGTTGAAGGCTTCACAATGACTTTGCCCCTCTACATTGCATTGAACTCACGTTTAAAGGCACTCTTAATCAGTGGTACTTTGGGAGGATTGAGTCAGCCTGTTGGCGCAATGATTGGTTACTTTATGTTTAGAGGAAGCCCACAGGGCGGCGGAGGTGGTGACGACAGCGATGGTATCAGTGTTTTGCTGATTGCTGTATTGTTGGCCATCACAAGTGGCTTTCTAACGTTTATTGCGCTACAAATGTTTGCAAGTGCCATTGGTTTTGGTGGTGGTCAAGAAAAAGTAATGAAGTGGTGTTTTGTTGGTATTACTTTGATTTGCTTAAGTGATCTCATTTGA
- a CDS encoding uncharacterized protein (PKUD0A07330; similar to Saccharomyces cerevisiae YDR373W (FRQ1); ancestral locus Anc_5.444) — protein MGQKTSKLSNEDISELRKETKFTNRELHQWYKGFKRDLNGGELNKETFIEIHKQYYPFGDPTEFASYAFEAFDLNDKSVVDFRSFIKSLSVACRGSTEEKLAWSFKLYDRDKDGYISYADLLTVIRSSYKMLGKKVVKFNESDLQPEQRADRIWVGYGKKLESRSFERISHAEWADISNLSLDVIGALTLYNDLI, from the coding sequence ATGGGGCAGAAGACCAGCAAGTTGAGCAACGAAGACATTTCCGAGCTACGAAAGGAGACGAAGTTCACCAACAGAGAGCTACATCAGTGGTACAAGGGGTTCAAGCGGGACCTCAATGGCGGGGAGCTGAACAAGGAGACATTTATTGAGATCCACAAACAGTACTATCCGTTTGGGGATCCGACGGAGTTTGCGAGCTACGCATTTGAAGCGTTTGATCTGAATGATAAATCGGTTGTTGACTTCAGGAGTTTTATCAAGAGTTTGAGTGTGGCTTGCCGGGGTAGTACTGAGGAGAAGTTGGCGTGGTCGTTCAAGCTGTATGACCGAGATAAAGACGGATACATCTCGTATGCGGATTTGCTAACGGTGATCAGGTCGAGTTACAAAATGCTCGGGAAGAAGGTGGTGAAGTTCAACGAGAGTGACCTGCAGCCCGAACAGAGGGCAGACCGCATCTGGGTAGGGTATGGTAAAAAGCTTGAGAGCCGTAGTTTTGAGAGAATCAGCCATGCCGAATGGGCAGATATATCCAACCTATCATTGGACGTCATTGGAGCCCTTACTCTATACAACGATCTTATATAG
- a CDS encoding uncharacterized protein (PKUD0A07340; similar to Saccharomyces cerevisiae YOR125C (CAT5); ancestral locus Anc_5.445), with product MNRVTIAKRFTSTAVKTTHAPLSAAQAAYLERVIRVDQAGELGADLIYAGQYLALSHNKKVKPVIKHMWEQEVVHRTTFNELQVQHRVRPSILTPIWKVGAFGLGFATGFMNKEAAMACTEAVETVIGSHYNQQLRVLSNNFGDIKELDTGKYTDSKEVTNLKNTIMKFRDEELEHLDTAIKNDSHNARPYWLLTETIKGIVKGAVFTAERI from the coding sequence ATGAACAGAGTGACAATTGCCAAACGTTTCACGTCCACTGCTGTTAAGACGACCCATGCCCCACTGTCGGCAGCACAAGCAGCATATCTCGAACGGGTTATACGGGTCGACCAGGCGGGCGAGTTGGGTGCAGACCTCATCTATGCGGGACAGTACCTGGCCTTGTCTCACAACAAGAAGGTCAAGCCCGTCATCAAACATATGTGGGAGCAGGAAGTTGTTCACCGGACCACGTTCAACGAGCTGCAGGTGCAACATCGGGTGAGGCCTTCTATATTGACGCCCATTTGGAAGGTTGGAGCGTTTGGATTAGGATTTGCGACGGGGTTTATGAACAAGGAGGCGGCCATGGCATGCACAGAGGCTGTGGAGACGGTCATTGGCAGCCATTACAACCAGCAACTACGTGTTTTAAGCAACAACTTTGGAGATATCAAGGAATTAGACACTGGTAAATACACCGATTCTAAAGAGGTGacgaatttgaaaaacacAATTATGAAATTCAGAGATGAAGAGCTGGAACATTTGGATACAGCCATCAAGAACGACTCGCATAACGCTCGTCCATATTGGCTATTGACAGAAACTATCAAGGGGATAGTTAAAGGTGCCGTTTTCACCGCAGAACGTATCTGA